A section of the Metabacillus endolithicus genome encodes:
- a CDS encoding mannonate dehydratase, with translation MDEFPSKNVGYIYCVGTRAEEGGSPLVLNEINHYGRKDRIFLVHFRNVRGSLPTAGAFEEALLDDGDMNMFKILLELRKVGYNGCLNPDHVPMMEGDHPDLDGNWAHSNIGWSYGSVGFAYSIGYIKALLTALVEFEGRR, from the coding sequence ATGGATGAGTTCCCAAGTAAAAATGTAGGCTATATCTATTGTGTTGGAACTCGTGCAGAAGAAGGTGGAAGTCCGCTCGTTTTGAATGAAATTAATCATTACGGCAGGAAAGATCGGATTTTTCTTGTGCATTTTAGAAATGTAAGAGGAAGTTTACCAACAGCAGGAGCTTTTGAAGAGGCGTTACTAGATGATGGTGATATGAATATGTTTAAGATTTTACTAGAGCTGAGAAAGGTAGGATACAATGGCTGTTTAAATCCCGACCATGTACCAATGATGGAAGGAGATCACCCTGATCTTGATGGAAACTGGGCTCATTCTAATATTGGCTGGAGTTATGGTAGTGTTGGTTTTGCCTATTCGATTGGGTATATTAAGGCCTTGCTTACAGCTTTAGTTGAGTTTGAGGGTAGAAGATAA
- a CDS encoding tripartite tricarboxylate transporter TctB family protein yields MTRINKDIYASVFFIVFSIVMFIASNSIIKLTVSRLGADFAPKLVAVGIFILSIFYLITSLKKQKQDNNQAVSKKTEEEKGSTNEKKKISPLSVLLTVGLLVLYVVLMPTIGFLITTVVYLFFQMYFLAAKSERRIPLFVGISIVTSVSVYYLFKSVFYLMLPAGILG; encoded by the coding sequence ATGACAAGAATCAATAAAGATATATATGCAAGCGTTTTCTTTATTGTTTTTTCAATTGTTATGTTTATTGCTTCGAACAGCATTATTAAGCTAACGGTTTCCAGACTTGGAGCAGACTTTGCACCAAAATTAGTAGCAGTCGGAATCTTTATTTTAAGCATTTTCTATTTGATTACTTCGCTTAAAAAACAAAAACAAGATAACAACCAAGCAGTTTCAAAAAAGACAGAAGAAGAAAAAGGGAGTACAAATGAAAAGAAAAAAATTAGTCCTTTGTCTGTGCTCTTAACAGTTGGATTATTAGTACTTTATGTCGTTCTCATGCCAACGATAGGGTTTCTTATTACAACTGTCGTTTATCTATTTTTTCAAATGTATTTTCTAGCTGCTAAATCGGAAAGAAGAATTCCTTTGTTTGTTGGAATTTCAATTGTTACATCAGTATCTGTCTACTATTTATTCAAATCTGTATTCTACTTAATGCTTCCAGCCGGAATTTTAGGATAA